The Asticcacaulis sp. EMRT-3 region TCGGTCAGGCGATATTCAGGAAATTCGCCGTACGAGTCGGGCTTGAGCGTTGACAGCCATTTCTGCGCGGCATTCTTCGGGCAGCCCCAGAAAGGGTAGGCGGCGTCGGTCATCAGCCGGTTGATCTTGGCCGCCACCTGAAAGCGGTTATTGCTGTTGTCGGGCTTATCGACGATATTTTTGGCCAGAAAATCCCACACGGCCCGCCACGGTTCGCCATCCAGCTTAAGGCGTTCCGCCGTGCCACGGGGCAGGCCAAGCGGAAAATTGACGGCCAGCAGGATGCGGTCGCCGCGCTTGTGCAGGTCGGCCAGAAGCTCGCGCAGCAGAGCCAGACCTTCGGCGCGCGTGGCCGGATTATGCGTCTCATAGGACAGGCGGAAACGCACATCGCGCTTCATCACCCCGATCCACATCGAGGAGTCACCGGTCTTCTTGCCTTCGGCGGCGCTGTAATCGACGACGACATAGGCGCCAAACAGACGTGACACGGCGGAACCTCCGGTGAGAAAACGAATTGCAGGGATGGGCTGCGACCGGCGGGCCGCGAAAAACCCGGCGCTTCTAGCCTGAATAGAGGCGCGACAAAAGCGCTTTATGCGCTCCATATGCCGCTTTGCACAAATTATGTTTTGAAATCTTATCGCAAAACACGGTAAGCAGGAGCCCGAAGGTACGGCAATGGCGAGAGATGACGATGACGAAGATTTTGCGCGTCGGTGTGGCGGGAGCAGGTGTTTTCGGCGGCTATCACGCCAATAAATATCGTCAGATCGCCAATGTCGAACTGGCGGGGGTTTATGATCTCGACAAGGGACGCGCCGAAACCCTGGCCGACCAGCATGACGTGCAGGCTTTCGGTGCCGATGATCTTGACGATTTCCTGAGCCGGATCGACGCCCTGACCATTGCCGCACCGGCCTTTGCCCATGCGGCCATCGCTTTGAAAGCTCTGGAAAAGGGCGTGCATGTCTATTCCGAAAAGCCGCTGGCGGCCACGGAAGATGACGGCGAGGCCATGATCGCCGCCGCGGCGGACAAAGAGCTGGTGCTGGCCTGCGGCCATCAGGAACGCGCCGTTTTTGAAGCCATCGGCCTCTATGGCGTGCCGGAGCGCCCCTTGCGTCTCGAAGCGGTGCGTAACGGCACGGCCAGCACGCGCAATCTCGATGTGTCGGTGGTGCTCGATCTGATGATCCACGATCTCGACCTCGCCATCTCGCTGGCCGGTGCGCATCCGGGCGGGTTGACGGCCACGGCGCGCTACCGGCAGGAACCGGGCTATCAGGCGACAGGTGCCGATGAGGCGGTGGCCGATGTCGATTTTGAAAACGGTATGAAGGCCATTTTCAGCGCCTCGCGCATGGCCGAAACGCGCCAGCGCACCATGCGCATCGTCTATCCGCAAGGGCAGGTGGAGATTGACTTCCTCAACCGCACCTTCGTCAATACCACGCCTTTCAAGCTTAATGCCGATTTCGCCGAAGCCGACATCGCCCGCGACCCGCTGGGCACCAGCGTCGGACGGTTTCTGGAAACGGTGCGCGGCGAACGGGCGGTGCCTTTGTGCAATGGGCGCGAAGCCCTGAGCGCGCTCAGCCTGGCCCTGGCGATCGACAGTGATCTGGCCGATGTGGCGCGGGCCTGAGCGTTTATTGCGGCTGGCCCTTGAAGATCAGCCCGAAGGCCAGAACCCCAAAGCCGCCGGTCATCAGCCAGTACTGGTAATCGCTTAAATAGGGAATGGCGCGGAAATGGCCGATCAGGCTGGCCAGAACCAGCGCCACGGCCACGAAAAACATGAGTAATGTGAAGGCTGAAAGCTTCATAACCCGACGCGCACCCACCCAAACCGACGTCCACAGAATTAGTCTGCGCCCATTTGTTCAAAAACATGTGACAAGATCAACGAAAAATTAACCGCGAACGCTTCGCAAGGGCTGATCTCTGGCAAATATATCGCAGGTGCGTAAATTAAAACGCCCGTACCGTGAACAGCAGTTCGTGCAGGGTGAGGAAAACGCTGAACATCGATACGGCCAGCAGCGGGCGCACCACGCCCAGTTCTTTGGCGTCGAAGGCGATGCGGCCTTCGATAATGGCCACGAAGGGCACGATCGACGTGCGGCGCATGATCGAAGCATAGACATCGCCCATCAACGTCATGCGCTTGCGGTCGATGGTGTTGGCACCTAGGCCGCACAACGCCAGCAGGGAGCCGAAAAAAATCCAGGCCGCCAGATTGCCATTGCAGATCATATGGGTCAGGGCCCAGATGCCGATCCCGGCCAGAACCGGGTGGCGGGTGATGCGGATAATGCCGTAAACCGGTTTTTCAGGCATGTGCCACAGGGCGGGCAGGCTGGTGGCCGACGGCGTGGTGTAGCCCATCACCACCAGCAGGAAGGCCAGGAAATTGCCAGCTATGCCGATGACGCGCAGAAAGGGGCCGGAGTTCCACAAGGCGTAATTCATCGGATCGCCCAGCGCCATGCCGAAGGCGACGCAAAGCCAGATCAGCCCGCCGATCGACAGCAGGGAAAACAGGATATAATAGGCCGTGCCGCCGATCTTTTCGATCACACGATCCTTCAGCGATGTGGCGCTGATCATCAGGTGGATGAACAGGAAAAAGGCGCTGGCAAGCGCAAGTGTCCACATCAGTCGTCTCCGCTTTGATCAGCAGGCGCGTCGTTCCATACGGGCTTCGGGCAATATGGCTTCAGGTCATCCGGCTTCATGGGATTCGCTTAGCACGGCTGGCAGGGCTGCGCCACAGGACGGTGGCCTGTGCCCTGTGCATAAACCTTAAGCCAGAACCATGCCGCATCAGAGATAGGGAATCATCGGCGCATTGAGCACATCGCCTTCACTCTTCGGCGGCGCGTCGGCTTTCGGCGAGGCCGGAGCCGGCGTCACCGATGCCGTCAGTTGCGCAGGCATGGGAGGCATAGGGGGTGGCATGGGCGGTGGGGCGGCGATCAGGGCAGAAGCCGGTTTCGGTGGTGCGCTGGTGCGGCGTAAGACCGCCTCGACATGATAGAACCATTTACGGGCATTATTGAGCGCGGCGCGCGGCCCTTCGGCGCGGGCGGTCATGGCGTCGTGCGGATCCCAGATCACCAGTTCGAAATCGGGGTCGGACGGATCGTCGAACATCAGCCGCAGGGTGACGCGGTGCACGGTGGGGGCGATGTCATCGAGCAGTTTGGTGGGCCCGCCGCGCACCACCCGGCCCGCCACCTTGTCATCGACAAAGACCTCGATGCCCATCAGTTCGGCCATCGTATAGGGCTTGTGCGGTATTTTGCCGAAATTGCGCACGATGATGATGCGGTCACCGGCAAAGGATGAGGCGGCCGCCGCCTTGCGCACCGGCTCCAACGCCTGAACATCCGCCTTGAAGCCGCCAAGGCCTTCGCGCAGCTCGTCTTCGAGCTTTTTGGGCTGTTCGACGCGCGAATCGTAAAGACGATAAAGCACGACCAGTATGGCCAAGACGGCTGCCGACAGAATGATAATGACGGGCAGATAAGGCGGCACGATCAAGAACCCGATGCTAAGCGGAAAGCGAACTTAACCACGTTTTTGGGCCGAGGTTAAGCGCTCTGGTGTTTTTTACCGCATTTCATCGTCATACGTGTCATGCGCGTCATCGTCTTCCCAGGGCGGAAGCGGGGCCGGGGCTTGCGGCCTGTCGCCGTGGCGCTCGGTTTGACGGGCGGCGACAACCGGTTCGGCTTCAGGATAGGGCGAGGGCTGGGCCGACTGGCGCTTGATCACCGCATCGACGTGCGACAGCCATTTGCGCCCCAGCCGGACAGCCTCGGCGGCGGTCTTGGCGTGCACCGGATTATGGCTGACATCGCCGAACAGATTGATTTCAAATTCCGGGTTCTGCACATCGGCAAAGATCAGACGCAGCGTGACATGGGCGGCCTGGGCGTGGGTTTCGTTGAGCACCTTGCGGCTTTCACCGCGCTGGGCGCGCGCCACCACGCGCTCATCAACGATCAGTTCAGCCCCCTCGATCTCGTCAAAAGCGAACACCAGCCCTTGTCCGCTGGGGCTCCACATGACGGCCAGATCACCGGCGGTGAAATCGAGGCCCGCCGCCTTGCGGCCGTCAAGGTCGTAAACAATGGCGTCCGCCGGTTTGCCGAGCGCGGCATTGAGCGCACGCGCCAGACGGCGGGAGGCTTCGAACCACCACATCAGGCCCGACGCGATCAGGGTCAGGCCGATTCCGCCAAACAGAAAATACAGAAGTACGCGCGCGGCATGGGCCATGTGGGGAGTCACGCCAGTTGAACTATGGATAACAAAACCTTATCGCCGATACGGGTTAAGATTGTGTTGTCAGCATGATCTCAACCGGCACAT contains the following coding sequences:
- a CDS encoding cobalamin biosynthesis protein CbiG, producing the protein MSRLFGAYVVVDYSAAEGKKTGDSSMWIGVMKRDVRFRLSYETHNPATRAEGLALLRELLADLHKRGDRILLAVNFPLGLPRGTAERLKLDGEPWRAVWDFLAKNIVDKPDNSNNRFQVAAKINRLMTDAAYPFWGCPKNAAQKWLSTLKPDSYGEFPEYRLTEEAVRARKLPQASMPKSLWQMHGAGVAGGTAMLGITALRTLVAELGEAAKIWPFQTGFEAQTPDTLAGLNTLVVEVHPPLFDGVAEAGEMKDAASVRLTAQGLADLDDKGQLGAAFAAPKLDEAQRLIAAQEEGWILGL
- a CDS encoding Gfo/Idh/MocA family oxidoreductase, whose protein sequence is MTKILRVGVAGAGVFGGYHANKYRQIANVELAGVYDLDKGRAETLADQHDVQAFGADDLDDFLSRIDALTIAAPAFAHAAIALKALEKGVHVYSEKPLAATEDDGEAMIAAAADKELVLACGHQERAVFEAIGLYGVPERPLRLEAVRNGTASTRNLDVSVVLDLMIHDLDLAISLAGAHPGGLTATARYRQEPGYQATGADEAVADVDFENGMKAIFSASRMAETRQRTMRIVYPQGQVEIDFLNRTFVNTTPFKLNADFAEADIARDPLGTSVGRFLETVRGERAVPLCNGREALSALSLALAIDSDLADVARA
- a CDS encoding NnrU family protein, whose product is MWTLALASAFFLFIHLMISATSLKDRVIEKIGGTAYYILFSLLSIGGLIWLCVAFGMALGDPMNYALWNSGPFLRVIGIAGNFLAFLLVVMGYTTPSATSLPALWHMPEKPVYGIIRITRHPVLAGIGIWALTHMICNGNLAAWIFFGSLLALCGLGANTIDRKRMTLMGDVYASIMRRTSIVPFVAIIEGRIAFDAKELGVVRPLLAVSMFSVFLTLHELLFTVRAF